The window TCATAAATCAAGCTGCCGTAAATGGTGCAGTCTCGATGTCGCAACTGCCCAATGAGCCAACCAGCTCCAAGGCCCCGGCCGCGAAGTCGTCTCCTCAATGTACGCAAGCAGCTCGCATTCAGGGTCTTTCCCCGGCGCTATGCACACCTCTCTCGGATGTTCAATCGTCAGATTCCTTAGCAGAGGGTGCCTCGGTCGAAACGGAGAGGAGTATAATATGTCGCGAAAAGCATTACGATAGTCGAGTGTTGGATGCTGCGGCGTTTGATAGCGCTTTATATCGGCAACATGGAGTGCGAAAACCTACATGCGTCTCCATATCAACGAGTCAACAGCTTTCAGTGCCATCTTCAAGCGAAGATCGGATGTATGCTCATGCGAACCCTTTTATTCACTTGACACATAATCGTTCAGAAGAGTGGTACGAAGCCAAATCGCAGGAGATACGGTCCCGCGGTCGACGTAAAGACTGGTTCGGCAAAGTGGTAGAAAGGCAAAGGTGGCTGCACAAGAAGCGTCAATCGGCATCATGCAAGGGAGATTATTCTCTACGTTTAGAGCCCCAGCCGTGGACCTTCAACCGACCGTTGGACTTTGGAGATGTACCGCAATCAGAATTGCCAGATATGGTGCAGCAGAACCCTGCATGGCTCGAGGCTTGCGCTTGGTTTCGGGAAAATGAGCAAATACGGCACCTACGGCATGTCGAGGCCAAGAAAAGCGAGCAAGAGACCAAGGAGTTTTACGAGGTCATCATGAACCAAATGAATTCTGGTGCATAAACGGGGTGTATACTTGAACGGAGTTTTGGGGGGATTGCGATGGCACGAGGCACGGCATCTGCATGTTGCCTTGCTGCCATAGCGCGTTGATGCGCGACAACATTTACCATCACTGGTTTGGCCCTACACTCGACAGGTGCGAGTTTCGATTCGGGCCTGCTGCGATTGCTCATATTTATTCTTGCTGCAGAAGGATGCAATAAACAATTAAAATACTTAATCGCCCACCCAGCATGATGGGGTTCAACTATCTATGTGAACAacaggtacatgtatatTGGAACATGTCTCGCCGGGTCAATCTTGACCTCCCATATTCTCTCTCTGTATTGGATTGGATATCAACCAGACGCCGTCAACTAGACAAAGGAAATCTCGCCGGTGGCACCGCTTACTACTGTCCCTTCGACAGCAAATTCAGGGCGCTGCCTGCGAGGATGAACAGAGCTTGGTCCTTGCTGACGGCATGCTTGGTGAGTACGAGAAACTCCTCGCCGCTGGCCCGCTTCACCTTCAACTGAACgtcgcccttgccgccgttgcgAAGCATGTCGTAGAGTCCAACGGTGctgacctcgtcgccggcggagaTACGATCGTAGTCGGCCTCGTTGGCAAACGTCAGCGGAACGACGCCTTGCTTCTTGAGGTTGGTCTCGTGGATGCGAGCAAACGACTTCGTGAGGACGACGCGGGCGCCGAGGTAGCGGGGCTGGAGGGCGGCGTGCTCGCGGGCGGAGCCCTCGCCGTAGTtatgctcggcgacgacgagccactCCTGGCCACGCTCCCTCCAGCGCTGACCAAGCGCGGGGATGGTGTGCTTggagccgtcgaggtcgtaTGCGACGTTGACCTCGCCCGTTTCGGCGTTGACGGCCGTGTTGAGCGTGTTGGTGCTGATGTTGGGCAGGTGGCCCTTGTACTTGAGCCATGGACCGGCCGCGGAGATGGTATCGGTGGTGCACTTGCCCGTGACCTTGACGAGGACCCGGAGTCCGGTGATGTCCGCATCGGGGAAGGGCGGGAAAGGTTCGAGGAAGGCGAGGCGCTCCGAGGTGGGGGAGATGGCAACGGGGACCTTGGCGTCGGGCTGCTGAGAGAGGACGCCGAGAGACTTGAGACCGGACTCGAAGGGCGCGTCGGGGCCTTCTTGGCCGTGCGGCGGGGAGAAGCGAAagtccttgccgtcggcggtctTGAGCGCATCCGTCATGGGGTTGAAGGTCGTGGAGCCGGCAAAGGCCATGGCGGTGACGATCTCGGGCGAGGCAAGAAAGTTCATCGTCTCGGGGTTTCCGTCGTTTCGACCACGAAAGTTGCGGTTGTAGGACGAAAGGATGGCGTTGGAGGTACccttctcgacgccgtcctggcGCTTCCACTGGCCGATGCACGGTCCGCAAGCGTTCGACAGCAGTATTCCGCCGGCACCCTCCAAGGTTTCCAAGGTTCCGTCCCGCTCGAGCGTTGCGCGAATCTGCTCGCTGCCGGGGGTGATGTAaaagtcggcggcgggcttcaggcctgcgccggcggcctccttGAGCAGGCTCTCGACGCGCGTCATGTCCTCGTATGAGCTGTTCGTGCAGCTGCCGATGAGTCCGGCCGACAGCTTCTCGGGCCACTTCTGGTCCTTGACGGTGTGCTTGAACTTGGACAGGGGTGTGGCAAGATCGGGAGTGAAGGGCCCGTTGATGTAGGGCTCGAGCTCCGAGAGGTTGATCTTGATGACCTGGTCGTactcggcgccctcgtcggccctgAAGCAGAACTTGGCGTCCTCGGAGATGGACTGACCGGGGAATCGCTGCAGCGCCTCGAcattgtcgacggcgtcgccgcgtcgCGTCGAACGAAGGTAGCGGGCGGAGGCGTCGGTGTAGGGGAAAAtcgacgtcgtcgcgccgacctcggcccCCATGTTGCAGATGGTGGACATGCCGGTCAGGCTGAGGGTGTCAACGCCAGGTCCAAAGTACTCCACGACGGAGCCGGTACCGCCGCGAACGGTGAGCTCTCCGGCCAGCTTGAGGATGACATCCTTGGGCGAAACCCAGTCGCCGAGCCTGCCGgtgagctcgacgccgagaacCTTGGGCGCCTTGAGCTCCCACGGGGCACCGACGAGGGCTTCCACGGCATCGGCACCGCCGACaccgatggtgatggtgcaaaggccgccggcgttggGCGAGTGAGAGTCGGTGCCCAGCATCATCAGCCCAGGCAGGGCGTAGTTCTCCAGCACCGTCTGGTggatgatgccggcgccgggggGCCAAAAGTCCATGCCGAACTTGCGGGCGGCCGACTCGAGAAAGTCAAAGACCTCCTTGTTGGTCTCGATGCCCGCCTCGAGGTCGCTCGCGGCACCCTTGGAGCCGACAATCAAGTGGTCGCAGTGGATGCTCGCGGGGATGGCCGGGCGGGCGAGGTTGCAGGACATGAACTGCAGCAGGGCCATCTGCGCCGACGCATCCTGCATGTTGACCCGGTCGGGGTTGAGGCGCAGGTTGGCCTTGCCGCGGATGCTTCGCCCATTGTCCGTGTTGGTGAGGAGGGACTCCTCGACGTTGTGGAGGTGACTGTAGAGGATCTTCTCGGCGAGCGTGAGCCGCTGCCTGCCCAGGACTTTACGGACATCCGTGTACTTGTTGAAAAGCCTCTCGTaggtcggcggcagcgacttGACGCTCGAGAGCTTTCGTGCAGTGGTCGAGGACAGGCAAACGGCGGGGAGTCGTGCGGCGCGTCTCAAGGTACGCTGTCCACCGTTCATTAGCTAGCAGGCTCCGATGGATGGTTTTCACGACAAGTCATACCGCCATGCCGCCTCCGGAACGTGCTGCTAGTTCAATGGGCGCCATGTTGAGAGTGGAGGATCCAAATGCCTGTGATTCCTCCAACGGCGCCTCGagtgatggatgatggaggaGGGGCCTGGAAATTTTGAGTGTTAATGGGCGACATCGGATTGGACTGGCGGCAGTTTGGTGGTACATGCACGAAGTACATCTCGAGCAAGTACCGTCATGaggactgtactgtacatgtaagtacgtgtagtgtactgtaagtaggtggtaagtacatgtacaaataAGTAAGCgcaaggtactccgtagtaccgGTGGTTATGGCTCCCACCAACACGACCTATCTCCGTTGCGATCGCGGCGACCCACTATTTGTTTGCCATGGTACCTGTACAACCATAGTGGCGACTTACCAGGGTCGGTACTTGATCCCCAGCCCAGAACACACAAGCGGATAAGTGCGTTTAGGGGTACGATGCGATATtgagtgcttgtacaacgTGCTCCGTATTGCTTACTTGTCCTCCATATTCTTACTCTGTACCTGAAGTAGttgcgcatgtacagtggggtggcagaaatgtcgtcacttttgtcaagtgactgtagttgtgagtacttgcacatttACAacacgtacttgtaagtacaccaACAGCAGTCTGctgtattacggagtgctggaCAGAGTTTTACTGGCCGAGTactggacggagtactccgtactgacggagtacttacagcactattacatactgtagtacttactcgtaagTACGCCCACGTTCGCGGAACCACCatgcctacaagtactccgtaagtacatgcacggagtactgtgttagtatcaagtacacctacatgtaatCAATACGTacgaagtaagtaagtactccgtacggatactccgtattactgtacttggggcGTTCAAGCAAGTACGAATACTTACAATACTTACGTACTTCTGCGCCCTGACATACAAGTAACGATGGCGCACATTGTACCGTTACGAAGCAGAGTGAGAGCAAAGAGATGCAAGCAGAGAAACGAGTGAGAGCTCAAATCAATCGAGGAAGGATCGAGAAGGAGTCCGCTCGAGTTGAGTTTCGCCCACTAGGATAGAGGTTGTCCTCTCGCCGACACGGTGAAATGCGTCGAGCCGGACCATGAACTCCCAACCATGTACGCCCAAACGCCCAACCGTACGCAACTGCAGTGTCGATTTGGCTCGATTCTCCTGCATGCTTTCCCAATGGTCAGGTGGGATGTGGAGACTGAAAATATGGCTGTGACGGCAAGCAAGAATCGTCTTGCCCCTCGTCAGCGTACAATGCACCAGAGCGGCTTGGTATTACTCGTAATATTCCCGCTGCAAACGCCGGCCCGACCCTGTCCAGATACCCGGTGCAGCGTTCATTGGTAGAGGGCAACGCTGTCCGCCTCCTGCAGCCAGAGACCGGCAAGATCCTTGGCCAACCCCAGACGCATCCTCCGCAGCACCGCTTCTCCCGTCGTGTTGACGAGCAGCCCCTTTCTCCAGTCCCATCCGCGGTGCAccctgccggccgacgagacggacTTGTGCAGGTGGCTGGCCAGCATGGAGCTGCCGCTCATGACGTAGCTGCTCCCGCTcagcgacgtcgtcgacttgTTCATGAGATCCGCCGGCGTCGATCCCTTCAAGCCTTGGCCGGACGACAGCACGAGGTGGAAGAAATCGTCGCAGGTCTTGTAGACGCGCGAGCCTACCGTCTGAACgtcctcgatggccttgagcAGGATGTCGATCTGCTCGAGCGAAATCACGGCAACCGGTTGGTTGATGAAGACGGTTGCCTCGCCGAGAAGGGCGAGGATGAAATCCTCGctcacgacggcgtcgcgaCTCTCGTCGTAGAGACCACCGCGGATgttgtcgtcggcgctcgagatgacggcgacgagcgcaaAGGCGGCCTGCTTCCggagggcgacgaccttGGAGGCCGGCATGTCGGCGTGCACGCCGTCTCTGATTTCGTAAAACTTGCGCAGCGTCGCGTAGCCGCTGAGCATTCGGCCCAGCAGCTGCGCCGCCTCGAGGTCCTGCTTCGCTCGCTGCTCCAGCGTCTCCGTCCGCTTCCGAAGCAGGTTcccgaggtcctcgtcgaggtccttGTCTGCGGGGAAGGCCGTCGACTGGACGAGCGAGTAGGACATGAGGAGGTTGAGCACCTCGCGCACGCGATCGGTACGATGGGACAGGGCGTAGTACCACAAAACTTCGCCGTATCGGTGGGATTCCCTGGTCAGGATGTCGGCGAACGTCTAGCCGGCCCATCGGTTAGCTCGCCTCGCGGGCGACGAAGCATTCTCGGCGGGTCCGCTCACCTCTGCCGTCTCTTCGGCAAACGTCAGCATGCCGAGATCGTTCAGTATTCTCCACATCTTGTCCACCGTCGCGCTCGAGTCCACCTGCAGCCTCGCCAGCAGGTCTcggagcagctcgccgaccGTCTCCTCCGACTTTTGCGGCACGTCCATCCTTCCGAGCACCTGGATGGCAATCTCCCATCCGTCCCTCTGCGCCGAAAGGtgctcgatgccggccagCTCGCGGGCGTAGATGACCATGGTGGTGTCCTTGATTCCGTCCATGtcatccatcgtcggcggcatgacGCCCAAGAGGGCGAGGTCGTCCATGTCGAGGGTGTCCGTCGGCAGCGCCTTTGAagtctcggccggcggcagccaCTGTCCGAGGGAGGCAATCTCGGCCACGGTCGTCGCGATCGGAAGTGACCAGGTCCTCAGGCAGCCGATGACGGCGTTGACGTTGCCCTCGAACGCCGACGCGATGGCCACCTCGACCGGGTCCATGGCGTTCGGGTTCATGTCTGATTCGAGCACCGTGTGGAACGCAGACGCCAGCCGGTCGAAATAGTCGGCAGAGTCGGCGATGCGGGAGGACGCCAAGCCGGACAGCCGGAGGCTCTTCTCTCGCTGGGTGCCGTCATCCCACCAGCCGAACAGGCCGATGGTGGCTTCGCACCAGTCCTGGGCCGTGTCCATGATGGATTCGTggctgccgaggacgatgccgtaAACGACTTGCAGGTTCTCGTAGACGTCCCAGGGGATCTGGCTcgacgccttcctcgccatcgtcgacattgtCTGGTAGCTCGGCGTCACCGATCCGGCCTGAGGCTCGCTGCCCTCGGCGAAGAGGGTCAACCTGTCGAGGGATCCCCTTGCCTGAACCCGGAACAAGGTCCAGCCGCTGCTGTAGATGTCCCAGTCCGACTTGATGGCGGGGCACTGCTCGAGCATGTCGCAGGTCGCGCCCGCGAACCGACGAATGTTGTCGAGTGACTGACCCGCGTACGCCCTGTCCCCCCGAGGTCCTCGCCGAACATTCTCCCATCCGGCGTTTCTCAGAAGCTGCGAGGCGCCGGCCACGTCGCCGCGGAGAAGCGCGCAGCGCAGCGTCGGCCAGTACAGGCTGTGGCAGGCGGGGCTAGGCTTGTGTCGGCCGATCTCTCGGACCTGGTCGGGATAGAGGTTGTGGTTTGTCTGCAGCCAATCGAACAGGATGTCGGGCAGGGGTGGcgtcttgtcgtcgtcggcgtcgtcggtaAATCGAGTGTGGTGCATTCTCAGCATCAATTCGGCGACGTATGCGGCCTTTTCAAAAAGCTCGGCCTGCGAGCCGGGCCCGACGGTGGCAACATCTTCGCCCTCTGGCTGAGGGAGGGCCTCGACATGTTCGTTCCACAGGCTCAGCAGCCGGTGGGTGATGTTTGCCAGGGA of the Drechmeria coniospora strain ARSEF 6962 chromosome 01, whole genome shotgun sequence genome contains:
- a CDS encoding nuclear pore complex subunit Nup85, translated to MAHRFVIQSSPPGSPGDDEPAPSTPSRRYNAGFSFLGENPSTTPAGPPPPSSVASFTPAGAPSESYLGSSILHGTGTGGKPFSFGSQSQASGKSLFHQSESSNAPPRRSQRMPSTLSRQFIVDDDIQEDQDAEGEEELPPYAGGLFKRSNRAVDQGDDVDAELERYIEEDIDAEGDTQEEPQSESEMSQDGSADLFLNMRHDDRAYGEPLMGEGDDLIMLNTPAAKNKVRKEAQSLVRRPARAGNGRREPLFDSIARELYGQQEPARITEPADLVLKTEELVCRLYYDGVGTEDDAEKMDNSLANITHRLLSLWNEHVEALPQPEGEDVATVGPGSQAELFEKAAYVAELMLRMHHTRFTDDADDDKTPPLPDILFDWLQTNHNLYPDQVREIGRHKPSPACHSLYWPTLRCALLRGDVAGASQLLRNAGWENVRRGPRGDRAYAGQSLDNIRRFAGATCDMLEQCPAIKSDWDIYSSGWTLFRVQARGSLDRLTLFAEGSEPQAGSVTPSYQTMSTMARKASSQIPWDVYENLQVVYGIVLGSHESIMDTAQDWCEATIGLFGWWDDGTQREKSLRLSGLASSRIADSADYFDRLASAFHTVLESDMNPNAMDPVEVAIASAFEGNVNAVIGCLRTWSLPIATTVAEIASLGQWLPPAETSKALPTDTLDMDDLALLGVMPPTMDDMDGIKDTTMVIYARELAGIEHLSAQRDGWEIAIQVLGRMDVPQKSEETVGELLRDLLARLQVDSSATVDKMWRILNDLGMLTFAEETAETFADILTRESHRYGEVLWYYALSHRTDRVREVLNLLMSYSLVQSTAFPADKDLDEDLGNLLRKRTETLEQRAKQDLEAAQLLGRMLSGYATLRKFYEIRDGVHADMPASKVVALRKQAAFALVAVISSADDNIRGGLYDESRDAVVSEDFILALLGEATVFINQPVAVISLEQIDILLKAIEDVQTVGSRVYKTCDDFFHLVLSSGQGLKGSTPADLMNKSTTSLSGSSYVMSGSSMLASHLHKSVSSAGRVHRGWDWRKGLLVNTTGEAVLRRMRLGLAKDLAGLWLQEADSVALYQ
- a CDS encoding aconitate hydratase — protein: MAPIELAARSGGGMARTLRRAARLPAVCLSSTTARKLSSVKSLPPTYERLFNKYTDVRKVLGRQRLTLAEKILYSHLHNVEESLLTNTDNGRSIRGKANLRLNPDRVNMQDASAQMALLQFMSCNLARPAIPASIHCDHLIVGSKGAASDLEAGIETNKEVFDFLESAARKFGMDFWPPGAGIIHQTVLENYALPGLMMLGTDSHSPNAGGLCTITIGVGGADAVEALVGAPWELKAPKVLGVELTGRLGDWVSPKDVILKLAGELTVRGGTGSVVEYFGPGVDTLSLTGMSTICNMGAEVGATTSIFPYTDASARYLRSTRRGDAVDNVEALQRFPGQSISEDAKFCFRADEGAEYDQVIKINLSELEPYINGPFTPDLATPLSKFKHTVKDQKWPEKLSAGLIGSCTNSSYEDMTRVESLLKEAAGAGLKPAADFYITPGSEQIRATLERDGTLETLEGAGGILLSNACGPCIGQWKRQDGVEKGTSNAILSSYNRNFRGRNDGNPETMNFLASPEIVTAMAFAGSTTFNPMTDALKTADGKDFRFSPPHGQEGPDAPFESGLKSLGVLSQQPDAKVPVAISPTSERLAFLEPFPPFPDADITGLRVLVKVTGKCTTDTISAAGPWLKYKGHLPNISTNTLNTAVNAETGEVNVAYDLDGSKHTIPALGQRWRERGQEWLVVAEHNYGEGSAREHAALQPRYLGARVVLTKSFARIHETNLKKQGVVPLTFANEADYDRISAGDEVSTVGLYDMLRNGGKGDVQLKVKRASGEEFLVLTKHAVSKDQALFILAGSALNLLSKGQ